From one Dama dama isolate Ldn47 chromosome 4, ASM3311817v1, whole genome shotgun sequence genomic stretch:
- the ZNF579 gene encoding zinc finger protein 579, with protein sequence MDPQPPPPAQGSPPHRGRGRGRGRGRGRGRGRGRGGAGAPRAPLPCPTCGRLFRFPYYLSRHRLSHSGLRPHACPLCPKAFRRPAHLSRHLRGHGPQPPLRCAACPRTFPEPAQLRRHLAQEHAGGGVELAIDRAAKEAAESGWGPQDKAAEQPPGAGAEEEDAAAEEAAAARPEPWATGEPATPAAATSAGPREPEGAEAEAGAAELRAELALAAGRQEEKQVLLQADWTLLCLRCREAFATKGELKAHPCLRPEGDQEGEGGPPPRPKRHQCSICLKAFARPWSLSRHRLVHSTDRPFVCTDCGLAFRLASYLRQHRRVHGALSLLAPLPAAAKKDDKVAAAGGRTSGRGPEGGEGAERGAAAEGGPGGQNGGEAAPARAPAGEPRFWCPECGKGFRRRAHLRQHGVTHSGARPFQCVRCQREFKRLADLARHAQVHAGGPAPHPCPHCSRRFSRAYSLLRHQRCHRAELERAAAAQQALQAPASPPRAPPPPAGQEAEGLPLPLAHIKEEPPSPGSPPQSPAAAAPPVFLSASCFDSQDHSAFEMEEEETESKAHLRGMGGLAS encoded by the coding sequence ATGGATCCGCAACCTCCTCCACctgcccagggaagcccacctcacCGGGGCCGGGGCCGAGGCCGGGGCCGGGGCAGAGGCCGAGGCCGAGGCCGTGGCCGGGGGGGTGCCGGAGCCCCCCGGgcgcccctgccctgccccacgtGTGGCCGCCTCTTCCGCTTCCCCTACTACCTCTCCCGGCACCGGCTGAGCCACTCGGGCCTGCGGCCCCACGCCTGCCCCCTGTGCCCCAAGGCCTTCCGCCGGCCGGCCCACCTCTCGCGCCACCTGCGCGGCCACGGGCCGCAGCCCCCGCTGCGCTGCGCCGCCTGCCCGCGCACCTTCCCCGAGCCCGCGCAGCTCCGGCGCCACCTGGCCCAGGAGCACGCAGGAGGCGGCGTCGAGCTGGCCATCGACAGGGCGGCCAAGGAGGCGGCCGAGTCCGGCTGGGGCCCGCAGGACAAGGCCGCCGAGCAGCCACCCGGCGCCGGAGCGGAGGAGGAAGACGCGGCGGCGGAGGAGGCAGCGGCTGCGCGGCCTGAGCCGTGGGCCACGGGGGAGCCGGCCACGCCGGCAGCTGCCACTAGCGCGGGGCCCCGCGAGCCGGAGGGGGCCGAGGCCGAGGCCGGGGCGGCGGAGCTCAGGGCCGAGCTGGCGCTGGCGGCCgggcggcaggaggagaagcaggtccTGCTGCAGGCCGACTGGACGCTGCTGTGTCTCCGCTGCCGGGAGGCCTTCGCCACCAAGGGCGAGCTCAAAGCGCACCCGTGCCTGCGCCCCGAGGGCGATCAGGAGGGCGAGGGGGGGCCCCCGCCGCGCCCCAAGCGCCACCAGTGCTCCATCTGCCTCAAGGCCTTCGCCAGGCCCTGGTCGCTGTCCCGCCACCGGCTGGTCCACTCCACCGATCGCCCCTTCGTGTGCACAGACTGCGGCCTGGCCTTCCGCTTGGCTTCCTACCTCCGCCAGCACCGCCGCGTCCACGGCGCGCTCAGCCTGCTGGCCCCGCTGCCCGCGGCGGCCAAGAAGGACGACAAGGTggcggcggcgggcggccggACCTCAGGGAGGGGGCCCGAGGGGGGCGAAGGGGCGGAGCGCGGGGCCGCCGCGGAGGGCGGGCCAGGCGGGCAGAACGGAGGCGAGGCGGCCCCTGCCCGGGCCCCGGCCGGCGAACCCCGATTCTGGTGCCCCGAGTGCGGCAAAGGCTTCCGGCGCCGGGCGCACCTGCGGCAGCACGGGGTGACCCACTCGGGCGCGCGGCCCTTCCAGTGCGTGCGCTGCCAGCGGGAGTTCAAGAGGCTGGCCGACCTGGCGCGCCACGCGCAGGTGCACGCGGGGGGCCCGGCCCCGCACCCCTGCCCGCACTGCTCGCGCCGCTTCTCCCGCGCCTACAGCCTGCTGCGTCACCAGCGCTGCCACCGCGCCGAGCTGGAGCGGGCCGCCGCCGCGCAGCAGGCACTGCAGGCCCCGGCCTCGCCGCCGCGCGCCCCGCCGCCCCCCGCGGGCCAGGAGGCCGAGGGGCTCCCGTTGCCCCTCGCCCACATCAAGGAAGAGCCGCCGTCCCCGGGGTCCCCGCCCCAGTCGCCGGCGGCAGCAGCACCCCCTGTCTTCCTCAGCGCCTCCTGCTTCGACAGCCAAGACCACTCGGCCTTCgagatggaggaagaggagaCTGAGAGCAAGGCTCACCTGCGCGGAATGGGGGGCCTGGCCTCCTGA
- the ZNF524 gene encoding zinc finger protein 524 — protein sequence MDTPSPDPWPSPLPEEEEKPLALSPPVPRGRRGRSLGGATSSNRTLKASLSRKRGRPAKSEQEPPLTQGVSAPVGSSDGSDLLLIDDQGVPYTVSEGSVAGGPESSGPGPKKAPHFCPVCLRAFPYLSDLERHSISHSELKPHECKDCGKTFKRSSHLRRHCNIHAGLRPFRCPLCPRRFREAGELAHHHRVHSGERPYQCTVCRLRFMETNTLRRHAKRKHPEAMGAPMCPPDPEPEAPWDDDGIPATAGADDEEEELEGKELA from the coding sequence ATGGACACCCCCAGCCCAGACCCGTGGCCTTCGCCTTTGCctgaggaagaagagaaaccTCTGGCCTTATCTCCTCCTGTTCCCCGGGGCCGCCGAGGCCGAAGTCTTGGGGGGGCCACCTCCTCCAACCGGACGCTCAAGGCCTCCCTCTCGCGCAAGCGGGGCCGCCCAGCCAAGTCAGAGCAGGAGCCCCCCCTGACACAGGGGGTGAGCGCCCCGGTGGGCAGCAGCGATGGCAGTGACCTCCTGCTGATCGATGATCAGGGTGTGCCCTACACGGTCTCCGAAGGGTCAGTGGCTGGCGGGCCCGAGAGCTCTGGCCCCGGCCCTAAGAAGGCGCCGCACTTCTGCCCGGTGTGCCTTCGGGCCTTCCCCTACCTCTCCGACCTGGAGCGTCACAGCATCTCACACTCAGAGCTGAAGCCGCACGAGTGCAAGGATTGCGGCAAGACCTTCAAGCGGTCCAGCCACCTGCGGCGGCACTGCAACATCCATGCGGGCCTGCGGCCCTTCCGCTGCCCGCTCTGCCCCCGCCGCTTCCGAGAGGCGGGTGAGCTGGCCCACCACCACCGCGTCCACTCCGGCGAGCGCCCCTACCAGTGCACGGTGTGCCGGCTGCGCTTCATGGAGACCAACACGCTCCGGCGGCACGCCAAACGCAAGCACCCCGAGGCCATGGGGGCACCTATGTGTCCTCCGGACCCAGAGCCTGAAGCGCCGTGGGACGACGACGGTATCCCCGCCACGGCAGGGGCCGACGACGAGGAGGAAGAGCTGGAGGGGAAAGAGCTGGCCTGA
- the FIZ1 gene encoding flt3-interacting zinc finger protein 1 isoform X2 translates to MLSPHHLLRESPHPPLPSHRAAMDDAPLPAPPLPARAPAPAPAPPAAAPRVPFHCSECGKSFRYRSDLRRHFARHTALKPHACPRCGKGFKHSFNLANHLRSHTGERPYRCSACPKGFRDSTGLLHHQVVHTGEKPYCCLVCELRFSSRSSLGRHLKRQHRGALPSPLQPGAGLPALSAPCSVCCNVGPCSVCGGAGAGGGGAGGEGPEGAGAAAGGWGLAEAAAAAAAASLPPFACGACARRFDQGRELAAHWAAHTDVKPFKCPRCERDFNAPALLERHKLTHDLQGPGAPPAQAWAPGAAGEGGEVQPAWDGGLLLGRAGGGVPELGVLLPEGGGEAPAEPSEDTLYQCDCGTFFASAAALASHLEAHSGPAAYGCGHCGALYAALAALEEHRRASHGESAGAGGAEAAAAPAREGESPSGEPASASGRGKKIFGCSECEKLFRSPRDLERHVLVHTGEKPFPCLECGKFFRHECYLKRHRLLHGAERPFPCHVCGKGFITLSNLSRHLKLHRGMD, encoded by the exons ATGCTTAGTCCTCACCACCTCCTGAG AGAGAGCCCCCACCCGCCACTGCCCTCGCACCGCGCCGCCATGGATGACGCGCCGCTGCCAGCGCCCCCGCTCCCCGCCCGGGCCCCAGCCCCGGCCCCAGCTCCGCCCGCTGCTGCCCCCCGCGTGCCGTTTCACTGCAGTGAGTGTGGCAAGAGCTTTCGCTACCGCTCGGATCTGCGGCGCCACTTCGCTCGGCACACTGCGCTCAAACCCCACGCGTGTCCGCGCTGTGGCAAGGGCTTCAAGCACAGCTTCAACCTGGCCAACCACCTGCGCTCGCACACCGGCGAGCGGCCCTACCGCTGCTCCGCCTGCCCCAAGGGGTTCCGAGACTCCACCGGCCTGCTACACCACCAG GTCGTCCACACTGGTGAGAAGCCCTACTGCTGCCTCGTCTGCGAGCTCCGCTTCTCCTCGCGCTCCAGCCTGGGCCGCCACCTCAAGCGCCAGCATCGTGGGGCGCTCCCGTCCCCGCTGCAGCCCGGCGCAGGCCTGCCCGCCCTGAGCGCGCCCTGCTCAGTCTGCTGCAACGTGGGGCCCTGCTCTGTGTGCGGGGgcgcgggggcgggcgggggcggcgcCGGCGGCGAGGGTCCAGAGGGGGCAGGCGCCGCCgcggggggctgggggctggccgAGGCCGCGGCGGCCGCAGCGGCGGCCTCCTTGCCCCCGTTCGCTTGCGGCGCGTGCGCGCGGCGCTTCGACCAGGGCCGTGAGCTGGCGGCCCACTGGGCGGCGCACACCGACGTGAAGCCCTTCAAGTGCCCGCGCTGCGAGCGCGACTTCAACGCGCCCGCGCTGCTGGAGCGGCACAAGCTGACCCACGACCTGCAGGGCCCCGGCGCGCCCCCGGCGCAGGCCTGGGCCCCCGGGGCCGCCGGCGAGGGCGGCGAGGTTCAGCCAGCCTGGGACGGCGGGTTGCTCCTGGGCCGCGCCGGGGGCGGCGTGCCTGAGCTGGGGGTGCTGCTCCCGGAGGGCGGCGGCGAGGCGCCCGCGGAGCCGTCGGAAGACACGCTGTACCAGTGCGACTGCGGGACCTTCTTCGCGTCGGCGGCGGCGCTGGCCAGCCACCTGGAGGCGCACTCGGGCCCCGCGGCCTACGGCTGCGGCCACTGCGGGGCGCTGTACGCGGCGCTGGCGGCCCTGGAGGAGCACCGGCGCGCCAGCCACGGCGAGAGCGCGGGCGCGGGCGGCGCGGAGGCGGCGGCCGCGCCCGCCCGCGAGGGGGAGTCCCCGTCCGGGGAGCCCGCGTCCGCCTCGGGCCGCGGCAAGAAGATCTTCGGTTGCTCCGAGTGCGAGAAGCTGTTCCGCTCGCCGCGCGACCTGGAGCGGCACGTGCTGGTGCACACGGGCGAGAAGCCGTTCCCGTGCCTGGAGTGCGGCAAGTTCTTCCGCCACGAGTGCTACCTCAAGCGCCATCGGCTGCTGCACGGCGCCGAGCGGCCCTTCCCCTGCCACGTCTGCGGCAAGGGCTTCATCACGCTCAGCAACCTCTCCAGACACCTGAAGCTGCACCGGGGCATGGACTGA
- the FIZ1 gene encoding flt3-interacting zinc finger protein 1 isoform X1: MPSPKMAPPRLLYPPAAGKGTGKREKGGRRGGGKPRRREEGGVRGRREPRRKSRGPPGGSDATPAAQNVGAQREVESPHPPLPSHRAAMDDAPLPAPPLPARAPAPAPAPPAAAPRVPFHCSECGKSFRYRSDLRRHFARHTALKPHACPRCGKGFKHSFNLANHLRSHTGERPYRCSACPKGFRDSTGLLHHQVVHTGEKPYCCLVCELRFSSRSSLGRHLKRQHRGALPSPLQPGAGLPALSAPCSVCCNVGPCSVCGGAGAGGGGAGGEGPEGAGAAAGGWGLAEAAAAAAAASLPPFACGACARRFDQGRELAAHWAAHTDVKPFKCPRCERDFNAPALLERHKLTHDLQGPGAPPAQAWAPGAAGEGGEVQPAWDGGLLLGRAGGGVPELGVLLPEGGGEAPAEPSEDTLYQCDCGTFFASAAALASHLEAHSGPAAYGCGHCGALYAALAALEEHRRASHGESAGAGGAEAAAAPAREGESPSGEPASASGRGKKIFGCSECEKLFRSPRDLERHVLVHTGEKPFPCLECGKFFRHECYLKRHRLLHGAERPFPCHVCGKGFITLSNLSRHLKLHRGMD; this comes from the exons ATGCCCTCACCCAAGATGGCGCCGCCCCGGCTTCTCTACCCTCCAGCAGCTGGGAAAGGGACGggaaagagggagaagggagggcgGCGGGGAGGAGGGAAGCCAAGAAGGCGGGAGGAAGGGGGAGTGAGGGGGAGAAGGGAGCCGAGGCGGAAGTCGAGGGGCCCCCCGGGTGGAAGTGACGCTACCCCCGCTGCCCAAAATGTCGGCGCCCAGAGGGAGGT AGAGAGCCCCCACCCGCCACTGCCCTCGCACCGCGCCGCCATGGATGACGCGCCGCTGCCAGCGCCCCCGCTCCCCGCCCGGGCCCCAGCCCCGGCCCCAGCTCCGCCCGCTGCTGCCCCCCGCGTGCCGTTTCACTGCAGTGAGTGTGGCAAGAGCTTTCGCTACCGCTCGGATCTGCGGCGCCACTTCGCTCGGCACACTGCGCTCAAACCCCACGCGTGTCCGCGCTGTGGCAAGGGCTTCAAGCACAGCTTCAACCTGGCCAACCACCTGCGCTCGCACACCGGCGAGCGGCCCTACCGCTGCTCCGCCTGCCCCAAGGGGTTCCGAGACTCCACCGGCCTGCTACACCACCAG GTCGTCCACACTGGTGAGAAGCCCTACTGCTGCCTCGTCTGCGAGCTCCGCTTCTCCTCGCGCTCCAGCCTGGGCCGCCACCTCAAGCGCCAGCATCGTGGGGCGCTCCCGTCCCCGCTGCAGCCCGGCGCAGGCCTGCCCGCCCTGAGCGCGCCCTGCTCAGTCTGCTGCAACGTGGGGCCCTGCTCTGTGTGCGGGGgcgcgggggcgggcgggggcggcgcCGGCGGCGAGGGTCCAGAGGGGGCAGGCGCCGCCgcggggggctgggggctggccgAGGCCGCGGCGGCCGCAGCGGCGGCCTCCTTGCCCCCGTTCGCTTGCGGCGCGTGCGCGCGGCGCTTCGACCAGGGCCGTGAGCTGGCGGCCCACTGGGCGGCGCACACCGACGTGAAGCCCTTCAAGTGCCCGCGCTGCGAGCGCGACTTCAACGCGCCCGCGCTGCTGGAGCGGCACAAGCTGACCCACGACCTGCAGGGCCCCGGCGCGCCCCCGGCGCAGGCCTGGGCCCCCGGGGCCGCCGGCGAGGGCGGCGAGGTTCAGCCAGCCTGGGACGGCGGGTTGCTCCTGGGCCGCGCCGGGGGCGGCGTGCCTGAGCTGGGGGTGCTGCTCCCGGAGGGCGGCGGCGAGGCGCCCGCGGAGCCGTCGGAAGACACGCTGTACCAGTGCGACTGCGGGACCTTCTTCGCGTCGGCGGCGGCGCTGGCCAGCCACCTGGAGGCGCACTCGGGCCCCGCGGCCTACGGCTGCGGCCACTGCGGGGCGCTGTACGCGGCGCTGGCGGCCCTGGAGGAGCACCGGCGCGCCAGCCACGGCGAGAGCGCGGGCGCGGGCGGCGCGGAGGCGGCGGCCGCGCCCGCCCGCGAGGGGGAGTCCCCGTCCGGGGAGCCCGCGTCCGCCTCGGGCCGCGGCAAGAAGATCTTCGGTTGCTCCGAGTGCGAGAAGCTGTTCCGCTCGCCGCGCGACCTGGAGCGGCACGTGCTGGTGCACACGGGCGAGAAGCCGTTCCCGTGCCTGGAGTGCGGCAAGTTCTTCCGCCACGAGTGCTACCTCAAGCGCCATCGGCTGCTGCACGGCGCCGAGCGGCCCTTCCCCTGCCACGTCTGCGGCAAGGGCTTCATCACGCTCAGCAACCTCTCCAGACACCTGAAGCTGCACCGGGGCATGGACTGA